A single window of Gammaproteobacteria bacterium DNA harbors:
- a CDS encoding ABC transporter ATP-binding protein has product MIKVENLCKTFGQLVAVDDVSFEVHPGDVLGFLGPNGAGKSTTMKMVCGFLRQTSGRVSICDFDIAAQPIEAKRIIGYLPEGAPSYGEMTVSDFLYFIARARQLDKAQTANGFDYVVEELALQSVLMQPVDTLSKGFKRRVGLAQALMHDPRVLVMDEPTDGLDPNQKHHVRALINSLSKDKIVVISTHILEEVSAVCTRALIIAQGRLLTDSTPKELLEQSRYHHAISLQSGDRDAVKALEALDGVTAAEEDLVHRRWILFTQKDRQEAVYRDVKRCVADRKLAVSDLRMEQGRLDEVFREITAGSLS; this is encoded by the coding sequence ATGATTAAAGTAGAAAATCTCTGCAAAACCTTCGGGCAACTGGTGGCCGTGGATGATGTCTCCTTCGAGGTGCATCCGGGCGATGTGCTGGGGTTTCTCGGCCCCAACGGCGCCGGCAAGTCCACGACGATGAAGATGGTCTGCGGGTTTTTGCGCCAGACCTCGGGGCGCGTCAGCATCTGCGATTTCGACATCGCCGCGCAGCCCATCGAGGCCAAGCGCATCATCGGCTACCTGCCCGAGGGCGCGCCCAGTTACGGCGAGATGACGGTCAGCGATTTTCTGTATTTCATCGCAAGGGCCAGGCAACTCGACAAGGCGCAGACCGCCAACGGCTTTGATTATGTCGTCGAGGAACTCGCGCTGCAAAGCGTCCTGATGCAGCCGGTGGACACGCTGTCGAAGGGCTTCAAGCGCCGCGTCGGGCTGGCGCAGGCGCTGATGCACGACCCGCGCGTGCTGGTCATGGACGAGCCGACGGACGGCCTCGACCCGAACCAGAAACACCATGTCCGGGCGCTGATCAACTCGCTCAGCAAGGACAAGATTGTCGTCATCTCGACGCACATACTCGAGGAAGTCTCGGCGGTGTGCACGCGCGCGCTGATTATCGCGCAGGGGCGCCTGCTGACCGACTCGACGCCGAAGGAACTGCTGGAACAGTCCCGCTACCACCACGCCATCAGCCTGCAAAGCGGCGACCGCGACGCGGTCAAGGCGCTGGAGGCGCTCGACGGCGTCACCGCCGCCGAGGAGGACCTGGTCCACCGCCGCTGGATTCTTTTCACGCAGAAAGACCGGCAGGAGGCCGTGTACCGCGATGTCAAGCGCTGCGTCGCCGACCGCAAACTGGCGGTCTCCGACCTCAGGATGGAGCAGGGGCGGCTGGACGAGGTTTTCAGGGAAATCACCGCCGGGAGTTTGTCATGA
- a CDS encoding Nif11-like leader peptide family natural product precursor codes for MPPKPPKSRKNGHKPPCPGVVKSGLEPAQNRDGQEAQMSTHQTDKAFFNELQNNAELQAAVKQVTTREEVLAVAGHFGFEFSASEALQVLIAAKHFGAEIHHEAMREAMRDALAAMSIREKDLDAIVGGYDEASRAANNAMLQHNPNAQTPADCPACAACLPGGSAKDVMEFGAPGVKGGV; via the coding sequence ATGCCGCCGAAGCCGCCAAAATCCCGCAAAAACGGCCACAAACCGCCCTGCCCGGGCGTGGTAAAATCCGGCCTTGAACCGGCGCAAAACCGCGACGGTCAGGAGGCACAAATGAGCACACACCAAACAGACAAGGCGTTCTTCAACGAACTGCAAAACAACGCAGAGTTGCAGGCCGCCGTGAAGCAGGTCACGACCAGGGAGGAGGTTCTGGCCGTTGCCGGACACTTCGGATTCGAGTTTTCCGCCTCCGAAGCCCTGCAGGTGCTGATTGCCGCCAAGCATTTCGGGGCGGAAATCCACCATGAAGCGATGCGCGAAGCCATGCGCGACGCCCTTGCCGCCATGTCCATCAGGGAAAAAGACCTGGACGCCATCGTCGGCGGCTACGACGAAGCATCCCGCGCCGCCAACAACGCCATGCTGCAACACAACCCCAACGCCCAAACCCCCGCCGACTGCCCCGCCTGCGCCGCCTGCCTGCCGGGAGGCTCGGCAAAAGATGTGATGGAATTCGGGGCGCCGGGGGTTAAGGGTGGGGTTTGA
- a CDS encoding AAA domain-containing protein yields the protein MNEVEKGILRAVANNPGLQIKDIKQMLDIGIDDVEQALSGQIKSKLRQDKACRWYLKETSSTENLEESSEQPDPSLTRLCRYYLDCLSQDTPSSVSEFATSKYGQKYVELDVLPMLEQEKSNPFETESGQRFLMRVRRDRNPKVVQLGYPVRLNFVRSSRWEGFKVEPILLFRFQDTNHAGGGMMLAGDLPQINFQALQALPNAGKSNLMEEASQIMDGIGLGDAAINPPDIDELLMRLRTMRPEWDWLENINPRTLSKGAPLSQLRQQGIFNRAILTASEAPPYTKGLESELGVLTSIPKGKCQGTVLGSWIDGQSDEPSTTTRKSSLSAVLMLISCGIQWLFRPAKKQLPLLEVLPLNSEQRQAVQQALSNSVTVITGPPGTGKSQVVTSILMNAAWQNMTILFASKNNKAVDVVETRVNALGSRPVLLRLGANQYQSRFAQHLVSLLSMTSTPDNQARYREHETIHANLGQSSKLIDAKIEALIALRNKIDHLEQQIELFRQEVGDDIFQQCKIVEGQKLEQESQSLISVINQADKERQTLLTRLIWLLIRNFRFKRLNKACKAFKEISSQIGLPMPEMAAEAATADQWLEYRTQIKARVAQSLKAIEYFERLESLAELSSLEELNEQRRALTRDISTNSERLWKAWLRLQPSRINEQQRKLLGDYSALLQMIVAANDEGKQPSKEIYRRFYNLFPQIAPILSCWAVTSLSAKGRIPLEPGFFDLLIIDEASQCDIASALPLLYRAHRVVIIGDPMQLRHISALPKQQDQQFLSKYDLINDYPGWAYSTRSLFDVASSLCRSEDIVALQDHHRSHADIIGFSNEVFYDGRLRVATNYDRLLRPREDEPAIRWIDIAGKTVRPAAGGAVNEIEAKAVVGEISRLVAEGYQGSIGVVSPFRIQANRIRDLVRFDDELSKRLDKSFLSDTVHKFQGDERDIIIFSPVISSGASKGAIGFLKSTPNLFNVAVTRARAALVIVGDRKMALNHGVDYLSKFSSYVDSVSDKYQLSGNQDSMDCGPEYPSVARPELVSDWERLFYNKFYAAGIRLIPQYQVEKYVLDFAIIVDDNKRLNIEIDGEMYHRNWDGERCRRDQIRNQRLIELGWDVMRFWVYQVRDDFERCFLRVQRWIDNKTDSDRNQAA from the coding sequence ATGAATGAAGTAGAAAAAGGAATACTCAGGGCTGTCGCAAATAACCCCGGCCTCCAGATCAAAGATATTAAGCAGATGCTTGATATCGGCATAGACGATGTTGAGCAGGCTTTGTCCGGCCAAATCAAGAGCAAGCTTCGGCAAGATAAAGCTTGCCGTTGGTACCTCAAAGAGACCAGTAGCACAGAAAATTTGGAGGAATCCTCTGAGCAGCCTGACCCCTCGCTCACCAGGCTTTGCCGATACTATCTCGACTGTCTGAGCCAAGATACCCCAAGCAGTGTTAGCGAATTCGCAACCTCCAAGTACGGGCAGAAATACGTTGAACTTGATGTCCTGCCGATGCTGGAGCAAGAAAAAAGCAATCCTTTTGAAACTGAATCCGGGCAAAGATTTTTGATGCGCGTTCGCCGAGACCGGAATCCAAAGGTAGTGCAATTAGGCTACCCTGTGCGATTGAATTTCGTGCGTTCATCCAGATGGGAAGGCTTCAAAGTTGAGCCTATCCTGCTCTTCCGGTTTCAGGACACCAATCATGCGGGGGGTGGAATGATGCTGGCAGGTGATTTGCCACAAATTAACTTTCAGGCATTGCAGGCGCTTCCCAATGCCGGCAAATCAAACTTGATGGAGGAAGCAAGCCAGATAATGGACGGGATTGGACTGGGAGATGCCGCAATTAATCCACCTGACATTGATGAGTTATTGATGCGATTACGCACCATGCGCCCGGAATGGGATTGGCTGGAAAATATTAATCCGCGCACTTTAAGCAAAGGGGCGCCTTTAAGTCAGCTGCGTCAGCAGGGTATCTTCAATCGTGCAATCCTCACCGCATCTGAAGCTCCACCATATACGAAAGGTCTGGAATCTGAACTCGGAGTATTGACATCAATTCCAAAAGGAAAGTGTCAGGGTACAGTTTTGGGATCATGGATTGATGGGCAAAGCGATGAGCCATCTACGACAACGAGGAAATCATCTTTGTCAGCAGTGCTGATGCTGATTTCCTGCGGTATCCAATGGTTGTTTCGGCCAGCGAAAAAACAATTACCGCTGCTGGAAGTACTGCCTTTGAACAGCGAACAGCGGCAAGCGGTGCAGCAGGCGTTGTCAAACTCCGTAACTGTCATTACAGGACCGCCGGGCACAGGCAAATCGCAAGTAGTAACTTCAATCCTCATGAACGCAGCCTGGCAGAATATGACCATATTATTTGCCAGCAAGAATAACAAAGCGGTAGATGTCGTCGAGACCCGGGTAAATGCACTTGGGTCGCGACCAGTGTTGTTGCGTCTTGGAGCCAATCAATATCAAAGCCGTTTCGCCCAACATCTCGTTTCATTACTTTCCATGACATCAACCCCGGATAATCAGGCACGGTACCGCGAACATGAGACGATACATGCCAATCTTGGACAGTCGTCCAAACTGATTGACGCAAAGATTGAAGCCTTGATTGCTCTCCGCAATAAAATTGACCATCTGGAACAACAGATTGAGTTGTTTCGCCAGGAAGTCGGTGATGATATTTTTCAGCAATGCAAAATTGTCGAAGGCCAAAAGCTTGAGCAGGAATCTCAATCGCTGATATCTGTTATCAATCAAGCTGACAAAGAGAGACAAACACTTTTAACTCGCCTTATTTGGCTGTTGATCCGCAATTTCCGCTTCAAGCGCCTCAACAAGGCTTGCAAGGCTTTCAAGGAAATCTCATCACAAATTGGATTGCCAATGCCGGAGATGGCAGCGGAGGCTGCAACTGCTGATCAATGGCTTGAATATCGAACTCAGATAAAAGCCCGGGTGGCACAATCTCTCAAGGCAATTGAATATTTTGAGCGGTTAGAGAGTCTTGCCGAATTATCATCCCTCGAAGAACTGAATGAACAGCGAAGAGCGCTGACGAGAGACATTTCGACAAACTCTGAACGCCTGTGGAAGGCATGGTTGAGGCTTCAGCCTTCCCGCATCAATGAACAACAAAGAAAACTTCTCGGTGATTATAGTGCACTCTTGCAGATGATAGTTGCGGCGAACGACGAAGGCAAACAACCCAGCAAGGAAATATACCGACGCTTCTATAACCTTTTCCCGCAAATTGCCCCAATCCTCTCTTGCTGGGCGGTCACCTCACTTTCCGCCAAAGGTCGAATACCGCTTGAACCCGGGTTTTTTGATCTTTTAATTATTGATGAAGCGAGTCAGTGTGATATCGCATCAGCTTTGCCACTCCTCTACCGCGCTCACCGGGTGGTGATAATCGGCGACCCGATGCAACTTCGGCATATCAGCGCCCTGCCAAAGCAGCAAGATCAGCAGTTTTTGAGCAAATATGATTTGATAAATGACTACCCGGGATGGGCATACTCCACGAGATCATTATTCGATGTTGCGAGCAGTCTGTGTCGCAGTGAAGACATCGTAGCCTTGCAAGACCATCACCGCTCTCATGCAGATATTATCGGATTTTCCAATGAGGTATTTTATGACGGACGCCTCAGGGTAGCGACCAACTATGACAGACTACTCCGCCCGCGTGAAGACGAGCCTGCTATTCGCTGGATTGATATTGCCGGGAAAACCGTGAGACCCGCTGCTGGGGGTGCTGTAAACGAAATTGAAGCCAAGGCTGTTGTGGGTGAGATTTCCCGTCTTGTAGCGGAAGGTTATCAGGGAAGCATCGGTGTGGTCAGCCCTTTCCGCATACAGGCAAATCGTATTCGGGATTTGGTGCGCTTCGACGATGAACTTTCCAAGCGTCTGGATAAAAGCTTCCTCTCTGATACAGTCCACAAATTCCAGGGCGATGAACGCGACATAATCATTTTCTCGCCAGTCATATCATCAGGCGCCAGCAAAGGAGCCATCGGCTTTCTCAAAAGCACTCCCAACCTGTTCAATGTTGCAGTTACCCGGGCGCGAGCCGCTCTTGTCATAGTCGGCGATCGAAAGATGGCACTCAATCACGGTGTGGACTATCTTTCCAAATTTTCCTCCTATGTTGACAGCGTTTCAGACAAGTATCAATTGTCGGGGAATCAAGACAGCATGGATTGCGGCCCTGAATACCCGTCTGTGGCAAGGCCCGAGCTGGTGTCCGATTGGGAGCGGCTGTTCTACAACAAGTTTTATGCAGCAGGAATTCGCCTCATTCCGCAGTATCAAGTCGAAAAATATGTGCTCGACTTCGCGATTATCGTGGATGACAACAAGCGGCTGAATATTGAGATTGACGGTGAGATGTATCACCGCAATTGGGACGGTGAGCGGTGTCGCAGAGATCAAATAAGAAATCAGCGCCTTATAGAGCTTGGATGGGATGTAATGCGTTTTTGGGTTTATCAGGTGCGTGATGATTTTGAGCGTTGCTTCCTTCGCGTTCAACGCTGGATAGACAACAAAACAGACAGTGACAGAAACCAGGCTGCATAA
- the kdsB gene encoding 3-deoxy-manno-octulosonate cytidylyltransferase has protein sequence MNATGKKRPTPDFKVVIPARYRSQRLPGKPLLELAGLPLIQRVHGNAARSGAGEVVVATDDRRIAECVEGFGGEVCLTSTEHACGTDRVAEAAALRGWPDDAVVVNVQGDEPFLAPGDIAMAASLAAGDDDAACATLAVRQTSPEGMQDPNKVKVVCDEAGFALYFSRSPIPAGEGEWLCHLGIYAYRHANLKRFTTLAPCDLERREKLEQLRMLWHSERIRVAIATLPQYLGIDTEEDLAMAAALMDG, from the coding sequence ATGAACGCCACCGGAAAAAAACGCCCGACGCCTGACTTCAAGGTCGTCATCCCCGCGCGTTACCGCTCACAGAGACTGCCGGGCAAGCCGCTGCTTGAACTGGCCGGCCTGCCGCTGATTCAGCGCGTGCACGGCAACGCCGCGCGCAGCGGGGCGGGGGAGGTGGTCGTCGCCACCGACGACCGCCGCATCGCCGAATGCGTCGAAGGCTTCGGCGGCGAAGTCTGCCTCACCTCCACCGAACACGCCTGCGGCACCGACCGTGTCGCCGAGGCCGCCGCGCTGCGCGGCTGGCCGGACGACGCCGTGGTCGTCAATGTGCAGGGCGACGAGCCGTTTCTCGCCCCCGGCGACATCGCAATGGCCGCGTCGCTCGCCGCCGGCGATGATGACGCGGCCTGCGCGACGCTCGCCGTCCGGCAGACATCGCCGGAAGGAATGCAAGACCCGAACAAGGTCAAGGTGGTCTGCGACGAGGCGGGTTTTGCTCTGTATTTCAGCCGCTCGCCGATTCCGGCGGGGGAAGGGGAGTGGTTATGCCACCTGGGAATCTACGCCTACCGCCACGCCAACTTGAAGCGCTTCACCACGCTGGCGCCATGCGACCTGGAACGCCGCGAAAAACTGGAGCAACTGAGAATGCTGTGGCATAGTGAACGAATCCGCGTCGCCATCGCAACCCTGCCGCAATACCTTGGAATAGACACCGAGGAGGATTTGGCGATGGCGGCTGCGCTGATGGATGGATGA
- a CDS encoding Trm112 family protein — translation MDEHLLDILVCPVTKGPLIYDRERQELISLSARLAYPVRDGIPVMLPEEARQIFQEEYERHRKKTPDA, via the coding sequence ATGGATGAACATCTGCTTGATATTCTCGTTTGCCCGGTTACGAAGGGGCCGCTGATTTACGACCGGGAGCGGCAGGAATTGATTTCGCTGTCGGCCCGGCTGGCTTATCCGGTGCGCGACGGCATTCCGGTGATGCTGCCGGAAGAGGCGCGGCAGATATTCCAGGAGGAGTATGAACGCCACCGGAAAAAAACGCCCGACGCCTGA
- the lpxK gene encoding tetraacyldisaccharide 4'-kinase: MRWSAAVRGLAGRVWYGGHWLGVLLSPLSAVYRVGLNARRLARRRLPAKPLAVPVVVVGNLTVGGTGKTPLVIHLAKLLQARGRRVGVVSRGYRARVAGFPHRVGDGDDAFAVGDEPKLIAQETGCPVVIAPRRREAALVLARHCDVEVVLSDDGLQHSALPRALEIVVVDGDRKFGNGRLLPAGPLREPVSRLDEVDYVVVNVGGNAGAMGVVHGDSANPVAGGAGADDAVVNVGGNAEAGGDVGAGGADPSSGAPQMSVRLSSFRHLVSGRREPVGHFGGQSVHACAGIGNPRRFFDSLACAGIEVRRHEFPDHHAWRVRDLLFDDGLPVVMTAKDGVKCAALAHSGAEALQPVWIAETETRLDAGFEKTLLNRIEALIHG, encoded by the coding sequence GTGAGATGGTCCGCGGCGGTGCGCGGCCTGGCCGGGCGCGTCTGGTACGGGGGGCATTGGTTGGGCGTTTTGCTGTCGCCGTTGTCGGCGGTTTATCGCGTCGGGCTGAATGCCCGACGGCTGGCGCGGCGGCGGCTTCCGGCGAAGCCGCTGGCGGTTCCGGTTGTTGTCGTCGGCAATTTGACCGTCGGCGGCACCGGGAAAACGCCGCTGGTGATTCATCTGGCCAAACTCCTGCAGGCGCGGGGGCGGCGGGTCGGTGTTGTCAGCAGGGGTTACCGGGCGCGGGTCGCGGGTTTTCCGCACCGCGTCGGCGACGGCGATGATGCGTTCGCGGTCGGCGATGAACCGAAACTGATTGCACAGGAAACCGGCTGCCCGGTCGTCATCGCGCCGCGGCGCAGGGAGGCGGCGCTGGTGCTGGCGCGGCATTGCGATGTGGAGGTGGTGCTGTCGGACGACGGCTTGCAGCATTCGGCGCTGCCGCGGGCGCTGGAGATTGTCGTCGTGGATGGCGACAGAAAGTTCGGCAATGGCCGGCTGCTGCCGGCGGGGCCGCTGCGCGAGCCGGTCTCGCGTCTTGACGAGGTGGATTATGTGGTGGTCAATGTCGGCGGCAATGCGGGGGCGATGGGGGTGGTTCATGGTGATTCTGCCAATCCGGTTGCTGGCGGCGCGGGCGCTGATGATGCAGTTGTCAATGTCGGCGGCAATGCGGAGGCGGGCGGGGATGTTGGCGCGGGCGGCGCCGACCCGTCTTCCGGCGCGCCGCAGATGAGCGTGCGCTTGTCTTCCTTTCGCCATCTTGTCAGTGGCCGCCGCGAGCCTGTCGGGCATTTTGGCGGGCAGTCCGTTCACGCCTGCGCCGGCATCGGCAACCCGCGGCGTTTCTTTGACTCGCTCGCTTGCGCCGGCATCGAGGTGCGCCGGCATGAATTTCCGGACCATCACGCCTGGCGCGTGCGCGACCTGTTGTTTGACGACGGCCTTCCCGTTGTGATGACGGCCAAGGATGGTGTAAAATGCGCCGCGCTCGCGCATTCCGGCGCCGAAGCGCTGCAACCTGTCTGGATTGCGGAGACTGAAACCCGGCTTGACGCCGGTTTTGAGAAAACATTGCTGAACCGGATTGAGGCGCTGATCCATGGATGA
- the msbA gene encoding lipid A export permease/ATP-binding protein MsbA, which translates to MGHNGAAPAGHTPLQIYRRLLGYTKAHWGWFALAIVGMVMYSLTDMGFAALMKPFLDESFVERNEEVGAWLSLALVGVLVLRGVGTFLAGYYMAYVGQHVTKQLRFEVFEHLLCLPASWYDRRPGGEIISKLTYNIGMVSTSASKALTVIVRDSLTVLGLLGWMFYINWLLMLIFMAVTPAIVLALRYLSRRFRKTSRRLQEAMGYLTSDVEQVVSANRAVKVLSGYDYELANFSKTNQRAFDRGMRVALAKSAGAPFVMLLIGISMAWIIYLASFQAVTSEVSVGTFISFIIAAMLLFRPMRNLVNVNAIVQQGIAAGESVFALLDTPPEKDTGARTGRRFRGDLRFVGVSHRYDGDEDDGDDDGGEALHLIDLEIAANETVALVGESGAGKSTLVSLIPRLYDCSEGRIELDGCDIRDISLAELREQIAYIGQGITLFNDTVYNNIVYGRDVTRDELLEAARRAHALEFIERLPQGFETPVGHAGARLSGGQCQRIAIARGLLKRAAVLVFDEATSALDAESERAVQAALGEIAGRQTMLIIAHRFSTIEAANRIVLMSRGRIAEQGTHEELLARRGGYYDLYRASESKRMIE; encoded by the coding sequence ATGGGGCACAACGGCGCGGCGCCCGCGGGCCATACGCCGCTGCAGATTTACCGCAGGCTGCTGGGCTACACGAAGGCCCACTGGGGCTGGTTTGCGCTGGCGATTGTCGGCATGGTGATGTATTCGCTGACCGACATGGGGTTCGCGGCGCTGATGAAGCCGTTTCTCGACGAGAGTTTTGTCGAGCGCAACGAGGAAGTCGGCGCGTGGCTGTCGCTGGCGCTGGTCGGCGTGCTGGTGCTGCGCGGCGTCGGCACCTTCCTGGCCGGCTACTACATGGCGTATGTCGGCCAGCATGTGACGAAGCAACTGCGCTTTGAGGTGTTTGAGCACCTGCTGTGCCTGCCGGCGTCGTGGTACGACCGGCGCCCGGGCGGCGAGATCATCTCGAAACTGACCTACAACATCGGCATGGTCTCGACTTCGGCGTCGAAGGCGCTGACCGTCATCGTGCGCGACAGTCTGACCGTTCTCGGCCTGCTCGGCTGGATGTTTTACATCAACTGGCTGCTGATGCTGATTTTCATGGCGGTGACGCCGGCCATCGTGCTGGCGCTGCGCTATCTGAGCCGGCGCTTTCGCAAGACCAGCCGCAGGCTGCAAGAGGCGATGGGCTACCTGACCAGCGATGTCGAGCAGGTGGTCAGCGCCAACCGCGCCGTCAAGGTGCTGAGCGGCTACGACTACGAACTGGCCAACTTCAGCAAGACCAACCAGCGCGCCTTCGACCGCGGCATGAGGGTGGCGCTGGCGAAGTCGGCGGGGGCGCCGTTTGTGATGCTGCTGATCGGAATCAGCATGGCGTGGATTATCTACCTTGCCAGTTTTCAGGCGGTTACCAGCGAGGTGTCGGTCGGCACCTTCATCTCGTTCATCATCGCGGCGATGCTGCTGTTTCGGCCCATGCGCAACCTCGTCAATGTCAACGCCATCGTGCAGCAGGGCATCGCCGCCGGCGAGAGTGTTTTTGCGCTGCTCGACACGCCGCCGGAGAAGGACACCGGCGCGAGAACCGGGCGGCGGTTTCGCGGTGATTTGCGGTTTGTCGGCGTCAGCCACCGCTACGACGGCGATGAGGATGACGGCGACGACGATGGCGGCGAGGCGCTGCACTTGATTGACCTTGAGATTGCGGCCAACGAGACGGTGGCGCTGGTCGGTGAGTCCGGCGCCGGCAAGTCCACGCTGGTCAGTTTGATTCCGCGGCTTTACGATTGCAGCGAGGGGCGCATTGAACTGGACGGGTGCGACATCCGCGACATCTCGCTGGCCGAATTGCGCGAACAGATTGCCTATATCGGCCAGGGCATCACGCTGTTCAACGACACCGTGTACAACAACATCGTCTATGGGCGCGATGTGACGCGCGACGAACTGCTGGAGGCGGCGCGCCGGGCGCACGCGCTGGAGTTTATCGAGCGACTGCCGCAGGGGTTCGAGACGCCGGTCGGCCACGCCGGCGCGCGGCTGTCGGGCGGCCAGTGCCAGCGCATCGCCATCGCCAGGGGGCTGCTGAAACGGGCCGCCGTGCTGGTGTTTGACGAGGCGACCTCGGCGCTTGACGCCGAATCCGAGCGCGCGGTGCAGGCGGCGCTCGGCGAAATCGCCGGGCGCCAGACGATGCTGATTATCGCGCACCGTTTCTCGACGATTGAAGCGGCGAACCGCATTGTGTTGATGTCGCGGGGGCGCATTGCCGAGCAGGGCACGCACGAGGAACTGCTGGCCCGGCGGGGGGGGTATTACGACCTGTACCGCGCCTCCGAATCGAAGAGAATGATTGAGTGA